The Ranitomeya imitator isolate aRanImi1 chromosome 8, aRanImi1.pri, whole genome shotgun sequence genome window below encodes:
- the LOC138648165 gene encoding uncharacterized protein, with amino-acid sequence MSTFSYNAEETSNILARSTFSSDFLKIPPREARGRDLERELRHFTNIELHCATLSEYLRAQRIPRGLRVPLRPTLFRDSPEYCTRYEQILNKCSFDIITLTIEHLQKAISTSSETIKSIEAQLSSSGTPEELITLKDQISRNIEKHRRETEDRKRSKFNRDTEDYERQQVYRWQDNYAGRRNPSRQAQRTSLDYSTSGSEQELGTPATLPPRFLGQRQRFPRRRPRGAATDIGGDSAQGRITRSQSRLY; translated from the coding sequence ATGTCCACATTCTCCTATAATGCTGAGGAGACCTCGAATATCCTGGCACGTTCCACTTTCAGTAGCGATTTTTTAAAAATCCCTCCTAGGGAAGCAAGGGGGAGAGATCTAGAAAGGGAACTCCGTCACTTTACCAACATCGAACTTCACTGTGCCACACTCTCTGAGTATCTTCGAgcacaacggatccctaggggtctacgggttccactacgtcccacactgtttcgggactctcCCGAGTATTGCACCAGATATGAACAAATATTAAATAAATGTTCTTTCGACATTATTACCCTGACGATTGAGCACCTGCAGAAAGCGATCTCCACAAGCTCCGAGACCATCAAATCCATCGAGGCTCAACTGTCTTCATCTGGGACCCCCGAGGAACTGATTACCCTCAAGGACCAAATATCCAGAAACATCGAGAAGCACCGACGGGAGACAGAGGACAGAAAACGTAGCAAATTCAATAGGGACACGGAGGACTACGAGCGCCAACaggtatacagatggcaggacaattaTGCCGGACGTCGAAACCCATCTCGCCAGGCCCAGCGTACCTCCCTCGACTACTCAACATCAGGCTCAGAACAGGAGTTGGGTACCCCTGCCACACTTCCACCCCGTTTTTTAGGCCAACGACAACGTTTCCCGAgaagaagaccacgaggcgcggccacggacataggaggagactcggcccaagggaggataacgagatctcag
- the LOC138648166 gene encoding uncharacterized protein, which produces MSTFSYNAEETSNILARSTFSSDFLKIPPREARGRDLERELRHFTNIELHCATLSEYLRAQRIPRGLRVPLRPTLFRDSPEYCTRYEQILNKCSFDIITLTIEHLQKAISTSSETIKSIEAQLSSSGTPEELITLKDQISRNIEKHRRETEDRKRSKFNRDTEDYERQQVYRWQDNYAGRRNPSRQAQRTSLDYSTSGSEQELGTPATLPPRFLGQRQRFPRRRPRGAATDIGGDSAQGRITRSQSRLY; this is translated from the exons ATGTCCACATTCTCCTATAATGCTGAGGAGACCTCGAATATCCTGGCACGTTCCACTTTCAGTAGCGATTTTTTAAAAATCCCTCCTAGGGAAGCAAGGGGGAGAGATCTAGAAAGGGAACTCCGTCACTTTACCAACATCGAACTTCACTGTGCCACACTCTCTGAGTATCTTCGAgcacaacggatccctaggggtctacgggttccactacgtcccacactgtttcgggactctcCCGAGTATTGCACCAGATATGAACAAATATTAAATAAATGTTCTTTCGACATTATTACCCTGACGATTGAGCACCTGCAGAAAGCGATCTCCACAAGCTCCGAGACCATCAAATCCATCGAGGCTCAACTGTCTTCATCTGGGACCCCCGAGGAACTGATTACCCTCAAGGACCAAATATCCAGAAACATCGAGAAGCACCGACGGGAGACAGAGGACAGAAAACGTAGCAAATTCAATAGGGACACGGAGGACTACGAGCGCCAACaggtatacagatggcaggacaattaTGCCGGACGTCGAAACCCATCTCGCCAGGCCCAGCGTACCTCCCTCGACTACTCAACATCAGGCTCAGAACAGGAGTTGGGTACCCCTGCCACACTTCCACCCCGTTTTTTAGGCCAACGACAACGTTTCCCGAgaagaagaccacgaggcgcggccacggacataggaggagactcggcccaagggaggataacgagatctcag agtcgtctgtactga